A genomic stretch from Candidatus Nitrososphaera gargensis Ga9.2 includes:
- a CDS encoding RNA-guided endonuclease InsQ/TnpB family protein: MGTGKGQAVLKKLDEAWSSFWALKRLQSQGRLPSNIKKVRMPGYLKDRDTKQTVVRGFYVRNDCYRLDRKHSTITIIGKNMKLRYATDRVREGKTGRLDVIYDRLKDAWYAFIPVDVVVAPAKQAVVSGKPEKVGSVDLRICNLVAFYAEGERPVVYSGRAVLSDYVYRTKKIAEMQSRLSEKQHTSRKMGLFYRTRTRRFKHATRAMLKDLFERMKQIGITKVAVGDLSGIRDGNNLGAHTNQKLHNFWSHAQTIQWIQHLCEDYGMDFAQVSERGTSKTCCVCGQGHNGRVHRGLHVCEENRVMMNADVCGAANIWNVAVKGELLPSTTRLPSSSRVMANPLVLRWDYAHWK, translated from the coding sequence ATAGGCACAGGCAAAGGTCAAGCTGTACTGAAAAAGCTTGATGAAGCGTGGAGCTCTTTCTGGGCGCTCAAGCGACTGCAATCGCAGGGCAGGCTGCCTTCTAACATCAAGAAGGTTAGGATGCCGGGCTACTTGAAAGACAGAGATACAAAACAAACCGTTGTCAGAGGGTTTTATGTCCGAAACGACTGCTACAGGCTCGACAGGAAACACTCGACGATAACAATAATAGGCAAGAACATGAAACTGAGATACGCCACAGACAGGGTGAGAGAAGGCAAGACTGGACGGCTGGACGTTATCTACGACAGGCTGAAGGACGCTTGGTACGCATTCATACCAGTCGATGTTGTTGTTGCGCCTGCAAAACAGGCTGTTGTATCTGGCAAACCCGAAAAGGTGGGTTCTGTCGACCTAAGGATATGCAACCTAGTGGCCTTCTATGCAGAAGGAGAACGGCCAGTGGTGTACTCTGGGCGAGCGGTCCTGAGCGACTATGTGTACAGGACGAAAAAGATAGCAGAGATGCAGTCAAGGCTATCAGAAAAACAGCATACATCGAGGAAGATGGGTCTGTTCTACCGAACAAGAACTCGACGCTTCAAACATGCTACAAGAGCGATGCTCAAAGACCTGTTTGAAAGGATGAAGCAAATAGGAATCACAAAGGTGGCGGTAGGAGACCTTAGCGGAATAAGGGATGGCAACAACCTTGGAGCACACACCAACCAAAAACTGCACAACTTCTGGTCTCATGCACAGACAATACAATGGATACAACATCTCTGCGAGGACTATGGAATGGACTTCGCTCAGGTGTCAGAGAGAGGAACTTCCAAGACCTGTTGTGTGTGCGGTCAAGGACATAATGGCAGGGTACATAGAGGCTTGCACGTCTGCGAGGAAAACAGGGTGATGATGAATGCAGACGTATGCGGCGCTGCAAACATCTGGAACGTAGCTGTAAAGGGAGAATTGCTGCCCTCAACAACAAGACTCCCTAGCAGTAGCAGGGTTATGGCAAACCCTCTTGTACTGAGGTGGGATTATGCCCACTGGAAGTAA
- the sat gene encoding sulfate adenylyltransferase translates to MLAGSIPLPHGGRLVNRFVASDKKTDGMFTVSVSDDLRNDIENIADGIFSPLEGFVGEQDFQSIVKAGRLKNGLAWTVPIVLDVDEQTAVKMKDAGQVALATGSDRFAILHVEETYAFDKLACAKAIYQTDDTKHPGVDKMIRMKDRLVGGKIDVVKRIEQSPLRKYRMTPAETRAEISRKGWKSVVGFQTRNVPHVAHEMLQKAALNLYDGLFVNPLIGKKKQGDFKDEVILAAYVALIDEYYPKDRTMFVTLHTEMRYAGPKEAIHHAIMRKNFGCSNFIVGRDHAGVSNYYHPFAAHEIFKNYMDLGIEPVFFPAFYYCKKCLSYANERNCPHGQEFREELSGTKMRNMVSSGEIPAEHLMRPEVAKTIISFNEPFVQ, encoded by the coding sequence ATGTTGGCTGGATCAATCCCGCTGCCTCATGGAGGCAGGCTTGTAAACAGATTTGTCGCTTCTGACAAAAAGACTGACGGCATGTTCACCGTTTCCGTGAGCGACGACTTGCGGAACGACATTGAAAATATTGCAGACGGCATCTTTAGCCCACTTGAAGGGTTCGTTGGCGAACAGGACTTTCAGAGCATTGTAAAGGCCGGCAGGCTGAAAAATGGCCTCGCATGGACGGTGCCAATTGTCCTTGATGTTGACGAGCAGACGGCTGTGAAGATGAAGGATGCGGGACAGGTCGCGCTGGCAACTGGCAGCGACAGGTTCGCTATTTTACATGTTGAAGAGACATACGCATTTGACAAGCTGGCATGCGCAAAGGCGATCTACCAGACTGACGATACCAAGCATCCCGGCGTGGACAAGATGATCAGGATGAAAGACAGGCTTGTCGGAGGCAAGATTGACGTTGTCAAAAGGATAGAACAGTCTCCGCTGCGCAAGTACAGGATGACGCCAGCTGAAACCCGTGCGGAAATCTCGCGAAAAGGGTGGAAATCAGTAGTAGGGTTCCAGACAAGGAACGTCCCCCATGTCGCTCATGAGATGCTGCAAAAGGCCGCGCTCAACCTCTACGATGGGTTGTTTGTCAACCCTTTGATAGGCAAGAAGAAGCAGGGAGACTTTAAGGACGAAGTGATCCTTGCTGCCTATGTGGCCCTGATCGATGAGTACTATCCAAAAGACAGGACGATGTTTGTGACACTGCACACAGAGATGCGCTATGCCGGCCCCAAGGAGGCCATCCACCATGCCATAATGAGAAAGAACTTTGGTTGCTCGAACTTTATAGTCGGACGCGATCATGCTGGAGTGAGCAACTATTACCACCCATTTGCCGCACATGAGATATTCAAGAATTACATGGATCTTGGGATAGAGCCGGTGTTCTTTCCAGCGTTCTATTACTGCAAGAAATGTCTGAGCTATGCTAACGAAAGGAACTGCCCCCACGGCCAAGAGTTCAGGGAAGAGCTGAGCGGCACAAAGATGAGGAACATGGTAAGCTCGGGCGAGATCCCGGCAGAACATCTGATGAGGCCAGAAGTAGCGAAAACAATCATCTCGTTCAACGAGCCATTTGTACAGTAA
- a CDS encoding phosphoadenylyl-sulfate reductase, translating to MGPKFTPTQIEKLADEFEAKSAEEVLKWALDNFGTKIGLASSFGAEDVAIIDMMTKINKEKTKVFTLETGRLNQETYDVMDAIRARYGIQIEAYFPDQKEVEEMIRSKGMNLMYESVENRKLCCEIRKVHPLNRALATLDGWITGLRRDQVATRATTKKIELDAVHGGIIKLNPIADWSSDRVWDYIRKNNIPYNALHDKGFPSIGCEPCTRAVQPGEDPRAGRWWWENAAAKECGLHFDPTKKKQQHQ from the coding sequence ATGGGGCCGAAATTCACTCCAACCCAAATCGAAAAACTTGCTGATGAATTTGAAGCAAAATCCGCCGAAGAGGTATTGAAATGGGCTCTTGATAATTTTGGCACCAAGATCGGCCTTGCGTCTAGCTTTGGTGCAGAGGATGTTGCTATCATTGACATGATGACCAAGATCAACAAAGAAAAGACAAAGGTCTTTACACTTGAAACAGGGCGGCTCAACCAAGAAACTTATGATGTAATGGATGCTATCCGTGCAAGGTATGGCATCCAGATCGAAGCATACTTTCCCGACCAGAAAGAAGTAGAGGAAATGATCAGATCAAAGGGCATGAACCTGATGTACGAAAGTGTGGAAAACCGCAAGCTGTGCTGCGAAATAAGAAAGGTGCATCCGCTCAACCGCGCACTTGCCACCCTTGATGGTTGGATAACCGGCCTGCGCAGGGACCAAGTTGCCACAAGAGCTACTACAAAAAAGATCGAGCTTGATGCAGTGCATGGCGGCATCATAAAGTTAAACCCGATAGCTGACTGGAGTTCAGACAGGGTCTGGGATTATATCCGCAAGAACAACATTCCATATAACGCGCTGCACGACAAGGGTTTTCCAAGCATCGGTTGCGAGCCATGCACACGTGCAGTGCAGCCAGGCGAGGACCCGAGAGCTGGAAGATGGTGGTGGGAGAACGCAGCTGCCAAAGAGTGCGGCCTCCACTTTGACCCGACGAAAAAGAAACAACAACACCAGTGA
- a CDS encoding RNA-guided endonuclease InsQ/TnpB family protein gives MTLNYKFRLYPTKEQELVLEQTLDGCRWVYNYFLDKNMSSEYDMNYALTELKEQHPWLRNYHSKMLQMIAKQVAAARKTAAKGILSYRKHNDFNAFTYNQSGFRLENNKLSLSKIGSIRIVLHRKLPVNVKQVTVCRSKTGKWYAVVACDVLRRLYSTIIYRKPVGIDVGIAKFCHDSDDHTEDNPQFLTKMLRPLRRAHRRVSRRQTGSSNYKKAKHMLARLYERINNKRRDFLHKTSTYYSNRYDLIFLERLRVMNMAKNHRLARKILDASWSTFKNMLQYKANRVVEVEPAYTSIDCSRCGHPVPKSLAVRTHACQKCGAVLDRDYNASINILQRGLESLMLLLLPVERREVTPVEIAMQSRKQEEAYEFIRR, from the coding sequence ATGACGCTCAACTACAAGTTCCGCCTCTACCCAACGAAAGAACAGGAGCTTGTGTTAGAGCAGACGCTGGATGGTTGCAGGTGGGTGTACAACTACTTCCTTGACAAAAACATGTCATCAGAGTACGACATGAACTACGCATTAACAGAATTAAAGGAGCAGCACCCGTGGCTACGGAACTACCATTCCAAGATGCTTCAGATGATAGCAAAGCAGGTTGCAGCTGCAAGAAAGACCGCTGCCAAAGGCATATTGTCGTACAGGAAACATAATGATTTCAACGCATTTACATACAACCAGTCTGGCTTTCGGCTCGAGAATAACAAGCTATCACTTTCCAAGATAGGCAGCATAAGGATTGTACTGCATAGAAAGCTGCCAGTCAACGTCAAGCAGGTGACTGTATGCCGCAGCAAGACGGGAAAGTGGTATGCTGTTGTAGCCTGTGATGTACTGCGCAGGCTGTATTCAACGATAATTTACAGAAAGCCGGTAGGGATAGACGTTGGCATTGCCAAGTTCTGCCACGACTCTGACGACCACACTGAAGACAACCCACAGTTTCTGACCAAGATGCTCAGGCCACTAAGGAGGGCTCACAGGAGGGTATCTAGAAGGCAGACAGGCAGCAGCAACTACAAAAAGGCAAAGCACATGCTTGCCAGATTGTACGAACGCATAAACAACAAGAGAAGGGACTTTTTACACAAGACATCAACGTACTACAGCAACCGGTACGACCTGATATTTCTTGAGAGGTTGCGTGTGATGAACATGGCAAAGAACCACAGGCTTGCACGCAAAATCCTAGATGCAAGCTGGTCTACTTTTAAAAATATGCTGCAGTACAAGGCCAACCGTGTTGTTGAAGTAGAGCCAGCATACACATCGATTGACTGCTCAAGATGTGGACACCCTGTTCCAAAGTCACTTGCAGTACGTACCCATGCATGTCAAAAATGTGGAGCAGTACTTGACAGGGACTACAACGCTTCTATTAACATCCTCCAGCGAGGGTTGGAATCGCTGATGTTGCTGCTGCTACCGGTGGAACGCCGGGAAGTCACGCCTGTAGAGATTGCAATGCAGTCGAGGAAGCAGGAAGAAGCCTACGAATTTATTCGTAGGTAG